One genomic window of Arachis hypogaea cultivar Tifrunner chromosome 8, arahy.Tifrunner.gnm2.J5K5, whole genome shotgun sequence includes the following:
- the LOC112706494 gene encoding uncharacterized protein isoform X7: MDQHHSHYVHHHHHSHHDHNNDDNNTNHTRYAPPPPHHNHSHLPPPPPPPPSLPTPPAPPPQAQPLRYRTIRTPPPPPPYAPNNNHPPSHQNQFPQFNSPNYPNRPFQEEHPISNNHNQPFSQSPRIASRILPGDPFPRRNFPRFDTETRWDPNPGRRIAPDCLLPRNYTPVDLDSELRQHREGVSLPPSAYPAEKIRYDPDRSRWRLEYEYEGNPRKDEEFGCGSGNDANYHNYHRRGVGDLPPRHDLPNGGFGRAPPAMSREINIDLKPGGYVRGYSVEFEDKIPRVGRRDGHGEGKRWLNERRGPKELPDSRFELGTGEIGFAKNVDDDFRVGTREEYGWESGRYSGRGNNREFGHELWRPSLKKQVQKKSALLRIQNAKPSYRNREIEQLRNAGYSAESNTNDFRGKEQCGHVGHGMKQEEREGSPVELDISFESNSLVAKAIVTASTSTVVTDTNMNSVSDADLTPSEKRKKVSVSDSDCSGLEAAKVSRDVVTLNSSSCKVNDCSGSVNDLSLQNNVVNPCSQPCTRETDSVKNEVAGGSTKIHSGKSSPRVVKKKKVVKRVVKKVVGNPKSTMSNSRSVNKVHGCVQPDRVIPSSSSVSVPNKVEPCLEQKNITVDKMSMPGHSSYNLSKDRNQLLEDRNGDLTLLSLGPHSRSRECETDEDSDTQKGAARFESGLNIPNSQSCASTGEAKKIDSECLDANNSVHDLRRMPDTNMVPELLNGSTSKINDVGCDIKQLCQNQESQSCENYSNVRCPQNGFVIDVVDDSVLSSADNIGKSDHTNTYNSASSVYGLISGDLKGSKEKLTVTECGLTGESGFGLMVPTIITKYAILEENPDVINPASSSAMSAPSNSGKIKIHSGTDCIQNAIAVTQGSYSGLVNLEDGTAGQCSDITNDAVKDVSPSYAAISSENCGKEEPFSSSNLSVGFGEGDINNMKKRKARTHSKFLHSKMEGISPKPVNSVSHANDWDTASSVKVKDACCSEVLDQSVQSLGSNLESCLNGIITLHGKKELSEAELCVRDNEIDDANYLSLLSKGIKVTTTSELSDAVVVSKSCADFPVSFSDKQAPEKEVALSSMDVLFSAQSLSCSEDSRKLSDNFVGGSCDARYANNETMSSDHFELKNSDFASYSLREDLDIQFPLLDGECKENGTQMQTDILASGYNKGDMKDSLIHQQSIVSHPSDGDLEEDAPEAPSDVCSQGISEAPERGNLNCTSIQDENNCGDISAVEHGSDLPTCTSPIQHTNKIMKSANATGHSNPVERNLMRQSSQVNSKVSNNGPVSYFSENGSKNTLGGAMPKTQKGRSFIISKSNSKTSASSTHLSNPRTWRRSGNNSQGSLPGNKLSPGKFLPKRQILDRKGNFQNTSYIRKGNSLVRQPTTVSFTQISSVNKSPLSLDELSKSTRSGSRIDVSDQLTLKTGVAEVPQQSQRKPSLSIGTLSEENISSPLVEPPSSGCYENASDPRKLIDINDTPNSSKDDSNQYETPDNQSSPLSKLENQVEANDGHISSFSTKRIVYTKPKTNQLVATSNSRDEKSQTAFSEGYYKRCKNQLVRNMNQTVAVPKATLDSDGQGSCKVLCNRKLSKRQLHKVAGRSFKSLRASLVWTLCGKKSPKNGHNSWHSQRVLPQLFPWKRPTYLRSVIHNSASCSNSTFLSAVSKKMLHFRKMDTVYTRSTRGFSLWKSKVLSVGGSSLKWSKSIEKNSKQANEEATLAVAAVERKKREQKERIFRIGSVRYKMDPSRRTLQRISDDESLSSATADSGLVVKRAYIPRRLVIGNDEYVRIGNGNQLIRDPKKRTRKLANEKVRWSLHTARQRLARKQKYCQFFTRFGKCNKEGGKCPYVHDPSKIAVCTKFLNGLCSTPSCKLTHKVIPERMPDCSYFLQGLCTNRNCPYRHVNVNPKASVCEGFLKGYCADGNECRKKHSCICPTFQATGTCTKGTRCKLHHPEKQKGKKRKRSGDQSNSNSRGRYFASVPINVSEAGIVVIPGQRDLSDDLEGELTDYISLQDDYTKTVGQSLALTLCDSDSLSLQLEDYEVNIKPTLLMKTKGTPRSSWSSVLQS, translated from the exons ATGGACCAACACCACTCCCACTAcgtccaccaccaccaccacagccaCCATGATCACAACAACGACGACAACAACACCAACCACACTAGGTACGCCCCTCCCCCTCCTCATCACAACCACAGCCACCTCCCTCCGCCGCCCCCTCCGCCCCCGTCCCTCCCCACTCCGCCAGCCCCTCCTCCCCAAGCACAACCCCTCCGCTATCGCACCATCCGCACACCTCCTCCTCCGCCTCCTTATGCCCCCAATAACAACCACCCGCCATCCCATCAAAACCAATTCCCCCAATTCAATTCCCCTAACTACCCTAATCGTCCCTTCCAAGAAGAACACCCAATCTCCAACAACCACAATCAGCCATTTTCCCAATCCCCCAGGATTGCCAGCCGAATCCTCCCGGGCGATCCTTTCCCCCGCCGCAATTTTCCTCGTTTCGACACTGAAACACGCTGGGACCCTAACCCTGGCCGTAGGATCGCTCCCGACTGTCTCCTTCCGAGGAATTATACCCCCGTTGATCTTGACAGTGAATTGCGCCAACACCGTGAAGGGGTCTCGCTGCCGCCCTCGGCATATCCGGCCGAAAAGATTCGATACGATCCCGATcgctccaggtggagacttgaGTATGAGTATGAGGGTAACCCTAGGAAGGATGAGGAGTTTGGTTGCGGCAGCGGTAATGATGCTAATTACCACAATTACCACCGCCGCGGCGTTGGGGATTTGCCACCCAGACACGACTTGCCCAACGGAGGCTTCGGCAGGGCGCCACCGGCGATGTCAAGGGAGATTAATATTGATTTGAAACCCGGGGGGTATGTTCGCGGGTATAGTGTGGAATTCGAGGATAAGATTCCCAGGGTTGGAAGAAGAGATGGGCATGGCGAAGGCAAGAGGTGGTTGAATGAGAGGAGGGGACCTAAGGAGTTGCCTGATTCACGGTTCGAATTGGGGACCGGCGAGATTGGTTTTGCTAAgaatgttgatgatgattttcGCGTTGGGACGCGTGAGGAATATGGATGGGAATCGGGTAGATATAGTGGCAGAGGGAACAACAGGGAGTTTGGTCATGAATTATGGCGACCTTCTCTAAAGAAACAGGTTCAAAAGAAGAGTGCTCTTCTTAGGATCCAGAATGCAAAACCAAGTTATAGGAATCGTGAGATTGAACAATTACGGAATGCTGGTTATTCTGCTGAGTCTAACACTAATGATTTCAGGGGCAAGGAGCAGTGTGGGCATGTAGGTCATGGGATGAAacaagaagaaagggaaggaAGTCCTGTGGAACTTGATATCTCTTTTGAATCAAATTCCCTGGTTGCGAAGGCTATTGTGACCGCTTCGACTTCGACTGTTGTTACTGATACAAATATGAATTCTGTCTCTGATGCTGATTTAACTCCCtcagaaaagagaaaaaaggttTCAGTATCCGATAGTGATTGTTCTGGTTTGGAAGCTGCAAAAGTATCTAGGGATGTTGTAACTTTGAATAGCTCATCATGCAAAGTGAATGACTGCTCTGGATCTGTGAATGATTTAAGCTTACAGAATAATGTTGTTAATCCTTGTTCTCAACCTTGCACCCGTGAGACTGATAGTGTGAAAAATGAGGTTGCAGGTGGAAGTACCAAAATTCACTCTGGTAAGTCCTCCCCAAGGGTTGTCAAGAAGAAAAAAGTTGTCAAGAGAGTAGTGAAGAAAGTTGTTGGAAATCCAAAATCTACAATGTCAAATTCACGATCAGTGAATAAGGTTCATGGATGTGTGCAACCTGATCGAGTCATACCTAGTTCTTCATCTGTCTCTGTTCCCAACAAAGTTGAACCTTGTCTGGAGCAGAAAAACATCACTGTAGACAAGATGTCAATGCCTGGCCATAGTTCATACAATTTATCAAAGGATCGGAATCAATTGCTTGAAGATAGAAATGGAGATCTAACCCTGCTGAGTTTGGGGCCACATTCCAGGTCACGAGAATGTGAAACTGATGAAGATTCAGATACTCAGAAAGGAGCCGCCAGGTTTGAAAGTGGCCTTAACATTCCAAATTCTCAATCTTGTGCTTCTACTGGTGAAGCTAAAAAGATTGATTCTGAGTGTTTAGATGCAAATAATTCTGTCCATGACTTGCGTAGAATGCCAGATACTAACATGGTTCCTGAATTATTAAATGGAAGTACTTCCAAAATCAATGATGTGGGTTGTGATATTAAACAGCTATGTCAGAATCAAGAGTCTCAATCATGTGAGAATTATTCAAATGTAAGATGTCCACAGAATGGGTTTGTTATAGATGTAGTAGATGACAGCGTTCTTAGTTCAGCTGACAATATTGGTAAGTCAGATCACACTAATACATATAACTCTGCTAGTAGCGTTTATGGCCTAATTTCTGGTGATCTTAAAGGATCTAAAGAGAAGCTTACAGTTACTGAATGTGGTCTTACTGGTGAATCTGGTTTTGGACTTATGGTCCCTACTATTATCACCAAGTATGCTATTTTGGAAGAAAATCCAGACGTGATCAACCCTGCATCAAGCAGCGCAATGTCTGCCCCTTCAAATTCAGGAAAAATTAAGATTCACTCTGGTACAGATTGCATACAAAATGCTATTGCTGTGACACAGGGTTCTTATAGTGGACTGGTCAATTTAGAAGATGGTACCGCTGGTCAGTGTTCTGACATCACTAATGATGCTGTGAAGGATGTTTCCCCCAGTTACGCTGCCATATCTTCTGAGAATTGTGGCAAGGAAGAGCCATTTTCAAGTTCTAATCTTTCTGTTGGATTTGGTGAAGGGGATATAAACaatatgaaaaagagaaaagcTAGGACTCATTCAAAGTTTTTGCACTCAAAGATGGAGGGAATTTCTCCAAAACCTGTAAATTCAGTTAGCCATGCAAATGATTGGGATACTGCCTCAAGTGTGAAGGTGAAGGATGCATGTTGTTCAGAAGTTTTGGATCAATCTGTTCAAAGCTTAGGTTCTAACCTGGAATCGTGCTTGAATGGGATCATTACTTTACATGGGAAAAAGGAGCTTTCAGAGGCTGAGCTTTGTGTTAGAGATAATGAGATTGATGATGCAAATTATCTTTCACTATTATCTAAAGGGATCAAAGTCACGACTACCTCTGAGTTGAGTGATGCAGTTGTGGTATCCAAATCTTGTGCGGATTTTCCTGTTTCTTTCAGTGATAAACAAGCACCCGAAAAAGAAGTTGCATTGTCAAGCATGGATGTTCTGTTTAGTGCACAATCATTGTCATGTTCAGAGGATAGTAGGAAATTGTCTGACAATTTTGTTGGAGGTTCTTGTGACGCTAGATATGCAAATAATGAAACCATGAGTTCTGACCATTTTGAATTAAAGAACTCAGATTTTGCATCTTATTCACTTCGTGAGGACTTGGACATTCAGTTCCCATTGTTGGATGGTGAATGCAAAGAAAATGGCACTCAAATGCAAACTGACATTTTGGCGTCTGGATATAATAAGGGAGATATGAAGGACAGTTTAATTCATCAACAGAGCATTGTGTCCCATCCTTCCGATGGTGATTTGGAGGAGGATGCACCTGAAGCACCATCAGATGTGTGTTCTCAAGGGATATCGGAAGCACCTGAGAGAGGGAATTTAAATTGTACATCAATCCAAGATGAAAACAATTGTGGGGATATATCTGCAGTTGAACATGGTTCTGATTTGCCTACTTGTACTTCACCAATACAGCATACTAATAAGATTATGAAGTCAGCTAATGCAACTGGGCATAGTAACCCAGTTGAGAGGAATCTAATGCGACAATCATCCCAAGTCAACTCCAAGGTTTCAAATAATGGTCCAGTTTCTTATTTTTCAGAAAATGGGAGCAAAAATACCCTTGGAGGTGCCATGCCAAAAACTCAAAAGGGTCGTTCGTTCATCATTTCAAAGTCAAATTCAAAGACATCTGCCTCTTCAACCCATCTCTCAAATCCTCGAACTTGGCGACGTTCTGGTAATAATTCTCAAGGTTCTTTACCTGGAAACAAGCTTTCGCCAGGAAAATTTCTTCCCAAAAGGCAAATTCTAGATAGGAAAGGAAACTTTCAGAATACCTCTTACATTCGTAAAGGTAACAGTCTTGTAAGACAGCCTACTACAGTTTCTTTTACTCAGATCTCTTCTGTAAATAAGTCACCTTTGAGCTTAGATGAATTATCAAAGAGTACCAGATCTGGGAGCAGGATTGATGTGTCAGATCAACTGACCTTGAAAACAGGAGTAGCAGAGGTCCCTCAGCAGAGTCAGAGAAAACCTTCACTATCCATTGGCACATTATCAGAGGAAAATATATCTTCCCCATTGGTAGAACCTCCTTCCAGTGGTTGCTATGAAAATGCATCAGATCCTAGAAAACTGATAGATATCAATGATACACCAAACTCTTCCAAAGATGATTCAAATCAGTACGAAACTCCTGATAATCAAAGTAGTCCACTGAGTAAGCTGGAGAACCAAGTTGAAGCAAATGATGGACACATTTCTTCTTTCAGCACCAAGAGAATTGTATATACAAAGCCCAAAACAAATCAGTTGGTAGCGACTTCAAATTCTCGTGATGAGAAGTCCCAAACAGCCTTCTCTGAAGGCTACTACAAGAGGTGCAAAAATCAGTTAGTTAGGAATATGAACCAGACTGTTGCAGTGCCGAAAGCCACTCTAGATTCTGATGGTCAGGGGTCTTGTAAGGTGCTTTGCAACAGAAAGCTTAGTAAGAGGCAGTTACATAAAG TTGCTGGGAGATCATTCAAATCTTTAAGAGCCTCATTAGTCTGGACATTATGTGGCAAAAAGTCACCTAAAAATGGCCATAATTCATGGCATTCTCAAAGGGTTTTGCCTCAGTTATTTCCATGGAAAAGACCAACATATTTAAGAAGCGTCATTCATAATTCTGCTTCATGTTCCAATAGTACCTTCTTATCAGCAGTTAG tAAGAAAATGCTTCATTTCAGAAAGATGGATACTGTTTACACTAGGTCAACCCGTGGGTTTTCTCTTTGGAAATCCAAGGTATTAAGTGTTGGTGGGTCTAGTTTAAAATGGTCCAAATCCATTGAGAAGAACTCAAAGCAAGCTAATGAG GAGGCCACACTTGCTGTTGCTGCAGTAGAGAGGAAAAAGAGAGAGCAAAAAG AACGTATATTCCGTATTGGTTCAGTTCGCTACAAAATGGATCCTTCCAGGCGCACACTTCAGAGGATTTCAG ATGATGAATCCCTGTCGTCTGCCACTGCTGATTCGGGCTTGGTTGTGAAAAGAGCTTACATTCCTAGGAGATTGGTGATTGGAAATGATGA ATATGTCCGAATTGGAAATGGTAATCAGCTTATCAGAGACCCAAAAAAACGAACTCGAAAATTGGCAAATGAAAAAGTTAGATGGAGCTTGCATACTGCCAGGCAACGGTTGGCTCGAAAGCAGAAGTATTGTCAGTTTTTTACAAGATTTGGGAAATGTAACAAGGAGGGTGGGAAATGCCCTTATGTTCATGATCCCTCAAAAATTGCTGTCTGTACTAAGTTCCTGAATGGTTTATGTTCTACTCCCAGCTGCAAATTGACTCATAAG GTTATACCAGAGAGAATGCCAGATTGTTCTTATTTTCTGCAAG GCTTATGCACAAACCGAAATTGCCCATATAGACATGTCAATGTGAACCCTAAGGCTTCTGTTTGTGAAGGATTTCTCAAGGGTTATTGTGCTGATGGGAATGAG TGTAGGAAGAAGCACAGTTGTATCTGTCCTACTTTTCAAGCAACGGGCACCTGTACGAAAGGAACCAGATGCAAGCTTCATCATCCCGAAAAacaaaagggaaagaaaaggaagagatcTGGAGATCAGAGTAATAGTAACAGCAGAGGGCGTTACTTTGCTTCTGTTCCGATTAATGTTTCTGAAGCTGGAATCGTAGTTATTCCAGGGCAACGTGATCTGAGTGATGATCTTGAAGGAGAACTTACTGACTACATCAGCCTTCAGGATGACTATACAAAAACTGTTGGTCAATCATTAGCGCTAACATTGTGCGACAGCGATTCCTTGAGCTTGCAGTTGGAAGATTATGAAGTAAATATCAAACCAACTCTTTTAATGAAAACAAAAGGCACGCCGCGATCTTCTTGGTCCAGTGTCCTGCAAAGTTAG